In one Micromonospora polyrhachis genomic region, the following are encoded:
- a CDS encoding DUF5709 domain-containing protein, which translates to MRDDDYLTPVSDPEAEGLPGIADDDSTANDDVATGREADGLDPAALPADRPMAVDRFGNTAEEQREGESLDYKVAREQGERAVDDPLSASADPAVRGEADSDEAAAEAQLDADVMNPGPTSDPNSAVSLYDYGKLSGSEGAPVGRLMEPDEGISPDREPDSVAFDAGVAGGGQAAEELAVHETEPPD; encoded by the coding sequence ATGCGCGATGACGACTACCTGACCCCCGTGTCCGACCCGGAGGCGGAAGGGCTGCCCGGGATCGCCGACGACGACTCGACCGCCAACGACGACGTCGCCACCGGCCGGGAGGCCGACGGGCTGGATCCCGCCGCCCTTCCGGCCGACCGGCCGATGGCGGTGGACCGGTTCGGTAACACCGCCGAGGAGCAGCGGGAGGGAGAATCCCTCGACTACAAGGTCGCGCGAGAGCAGGGAGAGCGCGCCGTCGACGACCCCCTGTCCGCCTCCGCCGATCCGGCGGTACGCGGCGAGGCCGACAGCGACGAGGCCGCCGCCGAGGCGCAACTGGACGCCGACGTCATGAATCCCGGCCCGACCTCGGACCCGAACTCCGCCGTGTCCCTGTACGACTACGGCAAGCTGTCCGGTTCCGAGGGGGCTCCGGTGGGCCGGCTGATGGAACCGGACGAGGGCATCAGCCCGGACCGGGAGCCCGACTCGGTGGCATTCGACGCCGGGGTCGCGGGCGGTGGACAGGCGGCCGAGGAGTTGGCCGTGCACGAGACGGAACCGCCGGACTGA
- a CDS encoding ATP-binding protein, whose translation MSIEMRWLVETNEAYSLVRFFGEFDLPTAREVRGALLTCIADRPTTLLVDVSRLRADDPEAMAVLFSTGREIADWPTGELLFRGPGQRAALPLPSREDRKGPFLSLSALRGALPHPGPSAGTPADAIDVDLAPAPGAARHARELVTEGCRRWALQDLAASAKVAVTELVSNVVTHARTPMTLRLARRAKALHVAVRDYSPKRPDFAGPVPSTSIGGRGLLLIDNMATRWGTSLLENGKLVWAVLTAEDEPVEGRLRSQTWGSDLTCAMTTT comes from the coding sequence ATGTCCATCGAAATGCGCTGGCTGGTGGAAACGAATGAGGCGTACTCACTCGTCCGGTTCTTTGGTGAGTTCGATCTTCCGACGGCGCGGGAGGTACGAGGGGCGCTGCTGACCTGTATCGCCGACCGGCCGACCACGCTCCTCGTCGACGTCTCCCGCCTCCGGGCGGACGACCCCGAGGCCATGGCGGTCCTCTTCTCGACCGGTCGTGAAATCGCCGACTGGCCCACCGGGGAACTGCTCTTCCGCGGCCCAGGACAGCGAGCGGCCTTGCCCCTGCCCAGCCGAGAGGATAGGAAGGGCCCCTTCCTGTCGCTTTCTGCCTTGAGAGGGGCCCTTCCCCACCCCGGCCCCTCCGCTGGCACCCCCGCAGATGCCATCGACGTCGACCTGGCCCCTGCACCAGGAGCGGCCCGACATGCCCGGGAACTGGTCACCGAGGGATGTCGTCGCTGGGCGCTACAGGATCTGGCCGCCTCGGCCAAGGTCGCCGTCACCGAACTGGTCAGCAACGTTGTCACGCACGCGCGTACTCCGATGACCCTGCGGCTGGCCCGTCGGGCAAAGGCCCTGCACGTCGCCGTACGGGACTACTCGCCGAAGCGGCCCGACTTCGCCGGGCCGGTGCCGTCCACCTCGATCGGCGGTCGTGGCCTGCTCCTGATCGACAACATGGCCACCCGCTGGGGCACCAGCCTGTTGGAGAACGGGAAACTCGTCTGGGCGGTACTGACCGCCGAGGACGAACCGGTCGAAGGGCGGTTACGGTCGCAGACATGGGGTAGTGACCTGACATGCGCGATGACGACTACCTGA